The Geomonas agri genome contains the following window.
ATAATTATACAAATGCATTTCCTATCATAAAAAAACAGGATGTCCCGGCTCTTATTTTTATTGCGACTGACGCCGTTGAAACAGGCAGTATTTTTTGGACAGAAGATATTGCTATAAAATCGAAACGCCAATTAATTGCTTTGGGGTTGGCCAAAGCCAGGAGTAGTCTCATTGCCTGTTTTTCAGAAGCAAAAAAGTGGCGAATCGCAAATGAGCAGTCATTTTTAGCTGCTACTCAGATGTGGATCGAGAAACTTAAGACAGTCGCCACGCACGAGAGAGACAATTTTATTGCCTCCTATTACTCTTTGCTGGGAGTAGAATCATCTCCCTTGCAAGGGTATATCCTGAACTGGTCAGAGATTGAAGATATGTCTTCGTTTAATATATCATTTGGGTCGCATACTCATAAGCATGTAATTCTCGAAAATGCACAACCGAACCAGATAGAAGAAGAATTAAAGCTTTCAAAAAAGGTGCTAGCCGAACGGCTTCAGTTTGATATTGATGCGTTCTGCTATCCAAATGGACGCTACAGCGGGAAAGAAGGTGAACTCTTGGCAGACTCTGGTTTCGAATATGGCTTTTGCCTTGATAACCAACCATTGTCATGTCGCAGAAACAATCACTACATACCAAGATTCCTCGTGAGTGAACAAAAAGTAAATGATGCTGCCTGTTTGAAGCTCTCCTTGCTGCAAGTGCCACTTTTTAAATCCAGACCTCACAGGTCAAGCGTGGAGCGCCATGAAGATAGATAAGATCATAGGTGTCGTAGACGAAAGCCCTTATGATGCACGGACATGGTCCGGTTCAAGCAGATATTTTTTCAATGCACTGGAAAACACCGGGGTTCTCGGGATGGCGGTAGCAGCTCAACCTGCTAAAGTAATCCGAAGGATCTTTCAAATACTTAGTTTTCAGTTTGGAATGCGGGAGTGGAAATTCAAGTATCACCTTAACACGCACTATTACCACCAAATGACGGCAACTGCAAAGAAAGCTCTTGATCAGATTGATCCTTCTTCTTACAATGTAATACTCCAAATTGGAGCATGGTATGATCTTACTGGTTACAAAGACAAAAAAGTAGTTTCATATCATGACGGTAACCTGGCCACACTCTTAGCAAGTCCATATGGCTATCCCAAAATAAATGAAACTGTTATCAATAAAAGCCTACAATGGGAGCAAAAACTTTATAATAAACTTGATCTCCTTTTCCCAATGAGCCGTTGGTTGGCTGATTCATTTATTCGTGATTTTGGTGTTGACCACCGAAAGATCTTCCCTGTCGGAGCCGGAGTTAATCTACCCCAGGTTCAGGAAATCAAGCAAAAAAATTATGATGAACCACGAATCCTGTTTGTCGGGAAAGATTTCAAACGTAAAGGCGGGGAAGATCTTCTCAAGGCATTTGAAATTGTCAGAGGGGAAATACCTAATGCAGAACTCACAGTTGTTGGTCCAGAGTTGGCTTCACCTCCCAAGGGTGTAAGGTGCATTGGATTTGTTTCAAAAACGACCTCTGAAGGTATGGAGGTGCTACTTCAGGAGTATCGGCGTGCCTCAATATTTGTTCTACCTTCTCTTTATGAGCCGTTTGGAATTGCCTTCGCGGAAGCTATGGCGCATAAGCTACCCTGCATTGGAACAAAAATTTGTGCCATGCCGGAGATAATAGAGGACGGGGAAATGGGGTATGTAGTTTCGCCTGGGGATTCAGTTGCGTTAGCCGACAAAATGATTACCCTCTTGAAGGAGCCGACTTTGTGCAGCGCCTTTGGCGAAGCAGGTTATGGCAGATACACGGAAAAATTTACATGGTCTGCTGTGACTTCACAAATCTGTGAAATTATCTCTTCGCAGTTATGACTTGTTTTACTGAGCTCCGGGGGCGCATAGGCTCCCGGAGCTTTTTTACCAATGCTTTTACTTGGTTATGTTGGTTGGTCTAACCCCTGAAGGAGGAATGACCGCTATACTGCCTGTCGCATTGTAACCTATCTGTTCATTACCTGTTTCGTAGGCTCCGGCTCGTGTTGAATATTTGCTAGATCCGAAGTTTTCGAAATACGAAGCACGCTTAAAGTCTCCAGGTTTGCTTCCTGTAGCATTCACGAAATTAGGTGATCCATTAATTGAAGCGGAATCCATTGAAGAGTAAGCCTGCCATGCAGATAGATTTGAGGCGGTAGTTGTGCTTGGAGATCCCCAAATTGCTGTATTATAGTAAACATTAAAGTTGGAACCAAGTAATTGATTTAGTGAGTAAACCCTAATAAAGGCTTGACCTGTGTTGCTATGATAAAATAGATTGTTGTATAATTCGAAAAAACTTCCAGTGATACTGCTGCTAGGTTGATTTACATCAGTTGCGCAATTTACAAAAGTGTTATTGTAAAATACATTATCAATTGCAGGTGCTCCAATTACATTGATGCCAATCGATAAATTTTGGAAAATGTTGTGGTGTATGTACTGATATGATGTTTGTTGTGCTTGGTTGAAACCTCTGACTCCGACAGTTGCTATAGGAGATATATTCGAAGGAGCAAAAAAGTTATATTTCACTTCTGTTGTTCTTCCTGTCTGCCCAGAACCATCCTTATCTTCGAAATAAGTTCCGTATCCATCGTAAAATGTGTTTTGTTCGAGAACAGCTGTAAAAGCATACCCTATGACTAGCGAACCGTCGTTGCTTTCAACTCTGCGGCAATTGTAATGGATGAGGTTGTTCTTTAGCAAGGCATTGTATACATAATTAAATCTTACAGTATTGCCCTGATCTGATGTAATTGTTCCTGAACCTCCACCTCCACCTAAGTCGCTATTTTGGATGGTGACGTCATGCCCACCGAGTATATAGACCTGCCCGTATGCCCTTACCCCGTCAATCACGACGTAGTTTGCATCGTATGTCATTATGGATGGGTTCGGGTAATACCCCCATGAGCCGGTTCCTGTTGAGTCTGACGGGTTACTATTGTATGTGGCGCCCCTTTGAGCTGTTCCGATTGTAACCTTTAATTCTTCACTGGGGTAGGCTTTAATGATGGTGGGCGAAGTCGCTGACCCTGATTTAGTGGAGGGGATATGCAGCGATCCTGACAGTTTGCTGCCACTATCGCGAAAGTATTTTCCCTCACGAATGTAGTTAGTTGCACTAGGGGTCAGATTCGTCACAAATGATGCGAGAGTGAGATAAACCGTGTCACTGCCACTGCCGCAAGAGCGCGTAGAGGGCGAGTAGCTGCGAGATCCATCGGTACAGCCCGTAGTGCTGCCATCTAGATAGGTCGCGCCGCTACACAAAGCGTAATTGCCTACGCCGTAGAGCAGCAAAAAAGCCAGTATTATGAATGCCCTTTTTCGGTAATTTCTATTCTGATACATGATTACCTCCGCGTGAGGGCTATCAGCGTCCGATTCTTTTTCGAAATAGAAAAAGCCGGGGCCGCAACCTTTTTCCTGGTCTTTCGGCATCCCGGCTGTCTCGGTGAGACCCTAGGCTTTCCGTCCCATCCTCACGGATGGTTTGGTTTTATCGATTACCTGATTTTGTTGTCAATACTGCGTCAAAACATGCCCAGGAAATGTGACTCCAAATACAGGAATCACATTTTTCTCCGCTCGCAAAGAGTTTACTTTTTGCGGTTTTTCACTGTCACATTCACGTTGGATGCCTGCTTTTGATTGCCCGCTGCATCGTAGGCTATCGCCGAGATGGCATAGGTGCTGTTCGACATTTTTGTCGTGTCCCACGCGTAACTGTAGGGCGCTCGGGTGAGGCTCGTAATGAACCTCCCCCCGATGTAGATCTCTACCTTCGTGACACCGACGTTGTCGCTGGCGCTCGCGCTGATCGTCACCGTTCCGCTCACAGTCGAGTTGTTGCCAGGGGAGGTTATGGCGACCGTCGGGGCTGTCGTATCCGGCACCACGTTCGATACGTTGACAGAACTGCTCTGGGAAACCCCCACGTTGCCGGACCCGTCGTATGCCTTCGCTGTCAAGGTGTAGCTCCCGTTGGCCACCTTCGTGGTATCCCAGCTGTAGGCATAGGGGGATGCTGTGCTGGTGGAGACGAGGACGCCGTTTCGGTAGAACTCCACCTTGCTAACTGAGACGTTGTCCGAGGCGCTGGCGGTCACCGAAACCGTCCCGCTCACGGTGGAGCCACTGCTGGGGGAGGTGACGGCCACGGTCGGGGCGGTCACGTCGTTGAAGACTTTGACGGTCGCGCTCGCCGACGTCCCCACGTTGCCCGCCGCGTCGTAGGCCTTGGCGGACAGGGTGTAGCTGCCGTTTACCAGGGTCCTCGTGTCCAGGCTGTAGCTGTAGGGGGAGGCGGTGCTCGTCGCAAACAGCACGCCGTTTCTGTAGAACTCGACCTTGCTGACCCCCACGTTGTCAGAGGCGCTCGCGCTCACCGTGATGGTGCCGCTTACGGTGCTCCCGTCCAGAGGAGAGGCCATGGCAACGGTCGGCGCGATGGTGTCGGCTACGGCGTTGGAAACGGTGACCACCGAGCCCTGTGCTTGGGTGACGTTCCCCGCGGCGTCGTAGGCCTTGGCGGTCAGCGTGTAGCTGCCGTTCGCCACGGTTTTGGTGTCCCAGTTGTAGCTATAGGGCGCGGTGGCGACGGTCGTCTGCAGCACGTTGTTCCTGTAGAACTCGACTTTGCTCACCCCCACGTTGTCGCTCGCGTTCGCCGTTACCGTGACGGTGCCGTTCACCGTGGAGCCGGAAAGCGGGGAGGCCATGCTGACGCTCGGGGCGATGAGGTCGTTCGACACGTTGACGGTGAGGATCTGCGACTGCCCCAGGTTGCCGGCAGCATCGTAGGCCTTCGCCGTCAGGGTGTAAACCCCGTTGGCGACGCTCTTGCTGTCCCAGGTATAGGCGTAGGGGGACATGTTGGTGGCGGAGAGAAGGGCGTTGTTCAGGTAGAACTCGACCCTGCTTACCCCTACGTTGTCGGTGGCGCTGGCTGCGATGTTCACCGACCCGCTCACGGTCATGTTGTTCCCCGGGGAGGTGAGCGAGACGCTAGGCGCGGTCAAATCATTGGCCACGTTCACCGTGACGCTCTGGGATTGTCCGATGTTCCCCGCGGCGTCGTACGCCTTGGTCATCAGGGTGTAGCTCCCGGGGGTAAGGGCACTGGTGTCCCAGGAGTAGACGTAGGGAGAGGAGGGGATGGTCGCCTGCAGGGCCCCGTTCACGTAGAACTCCACCTTGGTCACCCCGACGTTGTCGGCGGCGTCGGCCGTGACCGACACGGTCCCCGCCACCGTCGCCGAGCTGGAAGGGTAGGTGATGGCGGTCGTGGGGGCCTGCATCTCGGCGACGGTCACCACGTTCGAGTAGGCGCTCTCCTCGCCGGCCGAGTTGTAGGCGGTGACGGCGAAGCTGTAGGAGTGGGAGGGGTCCAGGTTGGCGATTGTTGCGGCGGTGAGGCTCTGCACGTCCACCGGCGCCGGCCCCTGAAAGGGCTGCGTCGTGGAGTCGGGCTGGTAGTGGACCTTGTAGCCCACCACGGTAGTGTCGGGGGAGGGGTCCCACTGCAGGGAAACGGAGGAGGCGGAGGCCGCGCTGCTCATGCCCATGGCCATGATGGCGGCAACGACGGCGTTGACACACATCTTCTGCAGGCGTACCGCGTGGTTTACCTCGCTTCTGCGCACGTACCCCTCGGCGACGAGGACGTCGCCAAGTTTCCTTCCCGTCTGGCCCTGCTTGGCAAGGGCCCGCTCCAACTGCTCGCGCGTGATGTGGCCGGTGGCAACGAGCAATTCGCCCAGTCTAAGGGGCGTGCCGGACGGGGCTCCCTGGTTCTGTTGCCAGTCGAGAAGGCCCTTAAGCTGAGGCTCGGTCAGTATGCCAAGCCGCGTGAAAACTTGGCCCAGGCGCTCTCCGC
Protein-coding sequences here:
- a CDS encoding polysaccharide deacetylase family protein: MSRAKKSLAASIDKLINLDGVIKTRRDRYIFCYHRVVTAEQARQEGIHPSLWISPERFSSHIEWMKNIGEITDYHRILEDNQTKKPLFALTFDDGWKDNYTNAFPIIKKQDVPALIFIATDAVETGSIFWTEDIAIKSKRQLIALGLAKARSSLIACFSEAKKWRIANEQSFLAATQMWIEKLKTVATHERDNFIASYYSLLGVESSPLQGYILNWSEIEDMSSFNISFGSHTHKHVILENAQPNQIEEELKLSKKVLAERLQFDIDAFCYPNGRYSGKEGELLADSGFEYGFCLDNQPLSCRRNNHYIPRFLVSEQKVNDAACLKLSLLQVPLFKSRPHRSSVERHEDR
- a CDS encoding glycosyltransferase family 4 protein, which encodes MKIDKIIGVVDESPYDARTWSGSSRYFFNALENTGVLGMAVAAQPAKVIRRIFQILSFQFGMREWKFKYHLNTHYYHQMTATAKKALDQIDPSSYNVILQIGAWYDLTGYKDKKVVSYHDGNLATLLASPYGYPKINETVINKSLQWEQKLYNKLDLLFPMSRWLADSFIRDFGVDHRKIFPVGAGVNLPQVQEIKQKNYDEPRILFVGKDFKRKGGEDLLKAFEIVRGEIPNAELTVVGPELASPPKGVRCIGFVSKTTSEGMEVLLQEYRRASIFVLPSLYEPFGIAFAEAMAHKLPCIGTKICAMPEIIEDGEMGYVVSPGDSVALADKMITLLKEPTLCSAFGEAGYGRYTEKFTWSAVTSQICEIISSQL
- a CDS encoding right-handed parallel beta-helix repeat-containing protein, whose product is MPKDQEKGCGPGFFYFEKESDADSPHAEVIMYQNRNYRKRAFIILAFLLLYGVGNYALCSGATYLDGSTTGCTDGSRSYSPSTRSCGSGSDTVYLTLASFVTNLTPSATNYIREGKYFRDSGSKLSGSLHIPSTKSGSATSPTIIKAYPSEELKVTIGTAQRGATYNSNPSDSTGTGSWGYYPNPSIMTYDANYVVIDGVRAYGQVYILGGHDVTIQNSDLGGGGGSGTITSDQGNTVRFNYVYNALLKNNLIHYNCRRVESNDGSLVIGYAFTAVLEQNTFYDGYGTYFEDKDGSGQTGRTTEVKYNFFAPSNISPIATVGVRGFNQAQQTSYQYIHHNIFQNLSIGINVIGAPAIDNVFYNNTFVNCATDVNQPSSSITGSFFELYNNLFYHSNTGQAFIRVYSLNQLLGSNFNVYYNTAIWGSPSTTTASNLSAWQAYSSMDSASINGSPNFVNATGSKPGDFKRASYFENFGSSKYSTRAGAYETGNEQIGYNATGSIAVIPPSGVRPTNITK
- a CDS encoding Ig-like domain-containing protein; translated protein: MQSPNLLQRISRRALGQILLDGKFVSKHTLNRALAEQKTTHELLGGVLVRMGVLKPEDVAAPLLIQQHLSHIEDAAKLAAGDRQLLGALLVQSGKITGAQLDEAIAEQKRSGERLGQVFTRLGILTEPQLKGLLDWQQNQGAPSGTPLRLGELLVATGHITREQLERALAKQGQTGRKLGDVLVAEGYVRRSEVNHAVRLQKMCVNAVVAAIMAMGMSSAASASSVSLQWDPSPDTTVVGYKVHYQPDSTTQPFQGPAPVDVQSLTAATIANLDPSHSYSFAVTAYNSAGEESAYSNVVTVAEMQAPTTAITYPSSSATVAGTVSVTADAADNVGVTKVEFYVNGALQATIPSSPYVYSWDTSALTPGSYTLMTKAYDAAGNIGQSQSVTVNVANDLTAPSVSLTSPGNNMTVSGSVNIAASATDNVGVSRVEFYLNNALLSATNMSPYAYTWDSKSVANGVYTLTAKAYDAAGNLGQSQILTVNVSNDLIAPSVSMASPLSGSTVNGTVTVTANASDNVGVSKVEFYRNNVLQTTVATAPYSYNWDTKTVANGSYTLTAKAYDAAGNVTQAQGSVVTVSNAVADTIAPTVAMASPLDGSTVSGTITVSASASDNVGVSKVEFYRNGVLFATSTASPYSYSLDTRTLVNGSYTLSAKAYDAAGNVGTSASATVKVFNDVTAPTVAVTSPSSGSTVSGTVSVTASASDNVSVSKVEFYRNGVLVSTSTASPYAYSWDTTKVANGSYTLTAKAYDGSGNVGVSQSSSVNVSNVVPDTTAPTVAITSPGNNSTVSGTVTISASASDNVGVTKVEIYIGGRFITSLTRAPYSYAWDTTKMSNSTYAISAIAYDAAGNQKQASNVNVTVKNRKK